Proteins encoded together in one Kutzneria kofuensis window:
- a CDS encoding FecCD family ABC transporter permease, with product MRPDPEGVALARRPPQQAARALGLLTAVGVLVLLCLLSIWLGSKEISFGDVWRVLLHNDGSADGVIIHSVRMPRTVLAVLVGAALGLAGTVMQALTRNPLADPGLLGVSAGAAFAIVSSITVLGVSSLYGYIWFAFAGALAATAVVYFLGTRGNAGANPVKLTLAGAAVTALLGSFTSAMVLSDPVALNRYRFWSAGSLAGVDSGQLLQVLPFLLVGMVLAIAGGPALNSLALGDDVAVALGRRLGPLRLRGALAITLLTGAAVAVAGPIVFLGLIVPHAVRFALGPDHRWLLPYSAVLAPCLLLAADILGRILARPGEIRAGVIVAFVGAPMFIYLVRRRKQLES from the coding sequence GTGCGGCCAGACCCCGAAGGCGTCGCTCTCGCGCGACGTCCGCCACAGCAGGCGGCCCGCGCGCTCGGCCTGCTGACCGCGGTCGGCGTGTTGGTCCTCCTGTGCCTGCTCAGCATCTGGCTGGGATCCAAGGAGATCTCGTTCGGCGACGTCTGGCGCGTGCTGCTGCACAACGACGGCTCGGCCGACGGCGTGATCATCCACAGTGTCCGGATGCCGCGCACCGTCCTCGCGGTGCTGGTCGGCGCGGCGCTCGGCCTGGCCGGCACCGTCATGCAGGCGCTGACCCGCAACCCCCTGGCCGACCCGGGCCTGCTCGGCGTCAGCGCCGGGGCCGCGTTCGCCATCGTGTCCTCGATCACCGTGCTCGGCGTGAGCTCGCTGTACGGCTACATCTGGTTCGCCTTCGCCGGGGCGCTCGCCGCCACCGCCGTCGTCTACTTCCTCGGCACCCGGGGCAATGCCGGCGCCAATCCGGTCAAGCTCACGCTGGCCGGCGCGGCGGTGACCGCGCTGCTCGGCTCGTTCACCAGCGCGATGGTCCTGTCCGACCCGGTCGCGCTCAACCGCTACCGGTTCTGGTCGGCCGGCTCGCTGGCCGGCGTGGACAGCGGGCAACTGCTGCAGGTGCTGCCGTTCCTGCTGGTCGGCATGGTACTGGCGATCGCAGGCGGCCCGGCGCTGAACAGCCTCGCCCTCGGCGACGACGTGGCCGTCGCGCTCGGCCGGCGGCTCGGCCCGCTGCGGCTGCGCGGCGCGCTGGCGATCACGCTGCTCACCGGCGCGGCCGTCGCGGTCGCCGGGCCGATCGTGTTCCTGGGCCTGATCGTCCCGCACGCCGTGCGGTTCGCGCTCGGCCCGGACCACCGCTGGCTGCTGCCCTACTCCGCGGTGCTCGCGCCGTGCCTGCTGCTGGCCGCCGACATCCTCGGCCGGATCCTGGCCCGGCCCGGCGAGATCCGGGCCGGCGTGATCGTCGCGTTCGTCGGCGCGCCGATGTTCATCTACCTGGTCCGCCGGCGCAAGCAGCTGGAGTCCTGA
- a CDS encoding FecCD family ABC transporter permease, with translation MSLLRHDHVTVRLTTLPVSARVRPRLVVVCVVLAALAFLLCCLGMTIGDVPLGLSDVVPAVLGGGDSATAYIVQELRLPRALTGLLAGLAFGASGAVFQTITRNPLASPDMIGINAGAATAVVAGIAFGFGDGLGTTTLGLLGGLLTGLLVYVLAWRRGTTGYRILLVGIGVYAMCTSLTDYLLSRAQITEAQASIGWMVGNLANRGWENVAPLFAAFVVLFPLVLGLSRWMSTLQLGDEIAAGLGTPVQPVRLSLLLAGAGLVAFATASAGPISFVALTAPQIAQRLARLSAPPVTASALGGAVLVLGSDILARVITPSGLPVGIVTGALGAPVLLWLLVRANRSGSGG, from the coding sequence ATGAGCCTGCTCCGGCACGACCACGTCACCGTCCGCCTGACCACACTCCCGGTGTCCGCCCGGGTGCGGCCACGGCTGGTCGTCGTCTGCGTTGTCCTCGCCGCGCTGGCGTTCCTCCTGTGCTGCCTCGGCATGACGATCGGCGACGTCCCGCTCGGACTGTCCGATGTGGTGCCGGCCGTGTTGGGCGGCGGTGACAGCGCGACCGCGTACATCGTGCAGGAGCTGCGGCTGCCCCGGGCGCTGACCGGGCTGCTGGCCGGGCTCGCGTTCGGCGCGTCCGGCGCGGTGTTCCAGACCATCACCCGCAACCCCCTGGCCAGCCCGGACATGATCGGCATCAACGCGGGCGCGGCGACCGCGGTGGTCGCCGGCATCGCGTTCGGCTTCGGCGACGGGCTCGGCACCACCACGCTCGGCCTGCTCGGCGGGCTGCTCACCGGGCTGCTGGTGTACGTGCTGGCGTGGCGGCGCGGCACCACCGGCTACCGCATCCTGCTGGTCGGCATCGGCGTGTACGCGATGTGCACCAGCCTCACCGACTACCTGCTCAGCCGCGCGCAGATCACCGAGGCGCAGGCGTCGATCGGCTGGATGGTCGGCAACCTCGCCAACCGCGGCTGGGAGAACGTGGCGCCGCTGTTCGCCGCGTTCGTCGTGCTTTTCCCACTGGTGCTGGGATTGTCGCGGTGGATGAGCACCCTGCAGCTCGGCGACGAGATCGCCGCCGGGCTCGGCACGCCGGTGCAGCCCGTGCGGCTCAGCCTGCTGCTCGCCGGCGCCGGGCTCGTCGCGTTCGCGACGGCGTCCGCCGGGCCCATCTCGTTCGTCGCGCTGACCGCACCGCAAATCGCGCAACGGCTGGCCCGGCTGTCCGCGCCGCCCGTCACCGCGTCCGCGCTCGGCGGCGCGGTTCTCGTGCTGGGTAGCGACATCCTCGCGCGCGTGATCACCCCGTCCGGGCTGCCGGTCGGCATCGTGACCGGCGCGCTCGGCGCACCGGTCCTGCTCTGGCTGCTGGTCAGGGCCAATCGTTCCGGCTCCGGAGGCTGA
- a CDS encoding ABC transporter ATP-binding protein gives MTSDTPSLRVRGLRVAYDDRIVIDGLDLDIPPGQITAIVGANACGKSTLLRTLARLLAPRAGGVYLDGKSIHELPTRQVAQRLGILPQSPVAPEGMTVADLVGRGRAPHQTWWRQWSTSDEGAVRDALTATQMTDLADRRVDELSGGQRQRAWIAMAVAQGTPVLLLDEPTTYLDLAHQIDVLDLVVDLNRDEGRTVVMVLHDLPQACRYADHLIAMKAGRIVASGRPSEVITEELVDTVFGVRCQVTPDPVSGTPMVIPISRHHPAPA, from the coding sequence ATGACATCGGACACGCCATCCCTGCGGGTGCGGGGCCTGCGCGTCGCCTACGACGACCGGATCGTCATCGACGGGCTCGACCTGGACATCCCGCCCGGGCAGATCACCGCCATCGTGGGCGCGAACGCGTGCGGCAAGTCCACGCTGCTGCGCACGCTGGCCCGGCTGCTCGCACCGAGGGCCGGCGGGGTCTACCTCGACGGCAAGTCCATCCATGAGTTGCCCACCCGGCAGGTCGCCCAGCGGCTGGGCATCCTGCCGCAGTCGCCGGTCGCCCCCGAGGGCATGACCGTCGCCGACCTCGTCGGCCGTGGCCGTGCCCCACACCAGACCTGGTGGCGCCAGTGGTCCACTTCGGACGAAGGCGCCGTGCGGGATGCGTTGACTGCCACGCAGATGACCGACCTCGCCGACCGTAGGGTGGACGAGTTGTCCGGTGGGCAGCGGCAGCGGGCGTGGATCGCCATGGCCGTCGCGCAGGGCACGCCCGTGCTGCTGCTGGACGAGCCCACGACGTACCTGGACCTCGCGCACCAGATCGACGTGCTGGACCTGGTCGTGGACCTCAACCGGGACGAGGGCCGGACGGTGGTGATGGTGCTGCACGACCTGCCGCAGGCCTGCCGCTACGCCGATCACCTGATCGCCATGAAGGCCGGCCGGATCGTGGCGTCCGGCCGGCCGTCCGAGGTGATCACCGAGGAGCTGGTGGACACCGTGTTCGGCGTGCGCTGCCAGGTCACGCCCGACCCGGTCAGCGGCACGCCGATGGTGATCCCGATCAGCCGGCACCACCCGGCCCCGGCCTGA
- a CDS encoding lysine N(6)-hydroxylase/L-ornithine N(5)-oxygenase family protein, with protein sequence MSAEAGEQVPIYDVVGVGFGPSNLALAIALAEHNAGAAEPVTAHFLERQPRFGWHRGMLIDTATMQVSFLKDLVTMRNPTSEFSFVNYLHSVGRLVDFINHKNLFPLRVEFHDYFEWAAAKVDDVVSYGVEVVDVRPVLDGAEIAFFDVATSDGATLRARNLVMSTGLRPQLPDGVTVGPRIWHNSELLHRVERLKNADPRRFVVVGAGQSAAEVAALLHDEFPRAEVCAVFARYGYSPADDSSFANRIFDPEAVDHFYRAGEPVKDRLMRYHGSTNYSAVDIDLIDELYRRVYREKVLGTQRLRLFNVSRPVEVLDTGATVTAAIESLTTGERTILDADAVIYATGYLPADPTPLLGALGAQCVRDAEDRLRVERDYRVTTEAAVRGGIYLQGGTEHTHGITSSLLSNTAVRVGEILASIVNRRAISPSPQPDEFAVSIQ encoded by the coding sequence ATGAGTGCTGAGGCCGGCGAACAGGTCCCGATCTACGACGTCGTCGGGGTGGGGTTCGGGCCGTCGAACCTGGCGCTCGCGATCGCGCTCGCCGAGCACAACGCGGGCGCGGCCGAGCCGGTGACCGCGCACTTCCTCGAACGACAGCCGCGCTTCGGATGGCACCGGGGGATGCTGATCGACACCGCCACGATGCAGGTGTCGTTCCTCAAGGACCTGGTCACGATGCGCAATCCGACCAGCGAGTTCAGCTTCGTGAACTACCTGCACTCGGTCGGCCGGCTCGTCGACTTCATCAACCACAAGAACCTGTTCCCGCTGCGGGTCGAGTTCCACGACTACTTCGAGTGGGCCGCGGCCAAGGTCGACGACGTCGTCTCCTACGGCGTCGAGGTGGTCGACGTCCGGCCCGTCCTCGACGGCGCGGAAATCGCTTTCTTCGACGTCGCGACCTCGGACGGCGCGACGCTGCGGGCCCGCAACCTGGTGATGAGCACGGGTTTGCGGCCGCAGCTGCCCGACGGCGTCACCGTCGGGCCTCGCATCTGGCACAACAGCGAGCTCCTGCACCGGGTCGAAAGGCTGAAGAACGCCGATCCCCGGCGCTTTGTCGTCGTCGGCGCGGGGCAGAGCGCCGCCGAGGTCGCGGCCCTGCTGCACGACGAGTTCCCACGGGCCGAGGTATGCGCGGTGTTCGCCCGCTACGGCTACAGCCCCGCCGACGACAGCTCCTTCGCGAACCGCATCTTCGATCCCGAGGCGGTCGACCACTTCTACCGGGCGGGCGAGCCGGTGAAGGACCGGCTGATGCGCTACCACGGCTCGACGAACTACTCGGCGGTGGACATCGACCTGATCGACGAGCTCTACCGTCGCGTCTACCGGGAGAAGGTGCTCGGCACGCAGCGGCTGCGGCTGTTCAACGTGTCCCGGCCGGTCGAGGTGCTCGACACCGGCGCCACGGTCACGGCGGCCATCGAGTCGCTGACCACGGGCGAGCGCACGATCCTCGACGCCGATGCCGTCATCTACGCCACCGGCTATCTGCCGGCCGACCCGACTCCGCTGCTCGGCGCGCTCGGCGCTCAGTGTGTCCGGGACGCCGAGGACCGGCTGCGCGTCGAGCGCGACTACCGGGTCACCACGGAAGCGGCGGTGCGTGGCGGCATCTACCTGCAGGGCGGCACCGAGCACACGCACGGCATCACGTCGTCGCTGCTGTCGAACACCGCCGTGCGGGTCGGCGAGATCCTGGCGTCCATTGTGAACCGACGCGCCATCTCGCCGTCGCCTCAGCCCGACGAGTTCGCGGTGAGCATCCAATAG
- a CDS encoding pyridoxal phosphate-dependent aminotransferase, producing MPVSATLAANDTIAHRRANGLPVVPLGFGEAGLPVHPLLTAALADAAGSAGYGPVAGIPALLEAAAGYWSRRGVPTEASQVVAGPGSKPLLWAILGARGGGVALPKPSWVSYAAQAAMQGLDTIRIRSVGGVPDPSELDAVARGLKLSTVVVTLPDNPTGRLAPPSVIRDLCAVAERHDLLIVSDEIYRDLTSADFLSPASVSPDRVVVTSGLSKNLALGGWRLGVARFADPHLRSRVVDFASEVWSAPSRPVQHAAAVAFAEPPALVERVAQSRNLHLRVASAVASLFGTPPPDGAFYLYPHVPGFATDRDVAAHLLSRNGVVVLPGSSFGDDPSACMIRVATSQLYGDTDEQKEQALRSDNPAELPWIVAQLELIRNALA from the coding sequence ATGCCCGTCTCCGCGACCCTTGCCGCCAACGACACGATCGCCCACCGCCGAGCGAACGGCCTTCCCGTGGTGCCGCTCGGCTTTGGTGAAGCCGGCCTGCCCGTGCATCCGCTGCTCACCGCGGCCCTCGCCGACGCCGCCGGCAGCGCCGGATACGGTCCGGTCGCCGGCATCCCTGCGTTGCTCGAGGCCGCCGCCGGTTACTGGTCCCGGCGCGGCGTGCCGACGGAGGCGTCACAGGTTGTCGCCGGTCCCGGCAGCAAGCCGCTGCTGTGGGCGATTCTCGGCGCTCGGGGCGGCGGCGTCGCGCTGCCGAAGCCGAGCTGGGTCAGCTACGCCGCGCAGGCCGCCATGCAGGGCCTCGACACGATTCGGATCCGCAGCGTCGGCGGCGTGCCCGACCCGTCCGAACTGGACGCCGTCGCTCGTGGGCTCAAGCTTTCCACCGTTGTCGTGACGCTTCCCGACAACCCCACCGGCCGCCTCGCGCCGCCCTCCGTCATCCGTGACCTGTGCGCCGTCGCCGAGCGGCACGACCTGCTCATCGTCTCCGACGAGATCTACCGTGACCTCACCTCCGCCGACTTCCTCAGCCCCGCCTCGGTTTCGCCCGATCGCGTGGTCGTGACTTCTGGCCTGAGCAAGAACCTCGCCCTCGGCGGCTGGCGTCTCGGCGTCGCCCGCTTCGCCGACCCGCACCTGCGCTCCCGGGTCGTCGACTTCGCCAGCGAGGTGTGGTCCGCCCCCTCGCGCCCCGTCCAACACGCCGCCGCCGTGGCCTTCGCCGAGCCGCCGGCCCTGGTCGAACGCGTTGCTCAGAGCCGAAACCTCCACCTCCGTGTCGCTTCCGCCGTCGCCTCGCTCTTCGGCACGCCGCCCCCGGACGGCGCTTTCTACCTCTATCCCCACGTCCCCGGCTTCGCCACCGACCGGGACGTCGCCGCACATCTCTTGTCCCGCAACGGCGTCGTCGTTCTCCCCGGGTCCTCCTTCGGCGACGACCCTTCGGCCTGCATGATCCGCGTCGCCACCAGCCAGCTCTACGGCGACACCGACGAGCAGAAGGAACAGGCCCTGCGCAGCGACAATCCCGCTGAGCTGCCGTGGATCGTCGCCCAGTTGGAACTGATCCGCAACGCCCTCGCCTGA
- a CDS encoding LysR family transcriptional regulator gives MLELRRLALLHHFAALGSIAAVAAATGYSASAVSQQLAVLEREAGVALLERSARSAALTEAGQRLAAHAATVLDAVEAAEADLAQAANDTTGRIVVSTIPTVAVAVAPRLVAIRGPQVVLRQYVDEEALERLRTREVDIAVVDSWRPTPPEPGLLRTELMEDPLVIAGPVDHPTWLVAPADQPSRRTAEQIMAELGVEPDSRWEFMGLATIASLVAAGVGAAVLPRLALLHVDVPTTPTGRSRRIDAVIRTGSQGRPAVTAVMDALTSIA, from the coding sequence ATGCTCGAACTCCGCCGCCTCGCACTCCTGCACCACTTCGCCGCCCTGGGCAGCATCGCCGCGGTCGCCGCCGCGACCGGCTACTCGGCGTCGGCGGTGTCGCAGCAGCTCGCCGTGTTGGAAAGGGAAGCGGGGGTTGCCCTTCTGGAACGGTCGGCCCGCAGCGCCGCCCTCACCGAGGCCGGCCAGCGCCTCGCGGCCCACGCCGCCACGGTTCTCGACGCCGTCGAGGCTGCCGAGGCGGACCTCGCGCAGGCCGCGAACGACACCACAGGCCGAATCGTCGTCAGCACGATTCCCACGGTCGCCGTCGCGGTCGCGCCGCGCCTGGTCGCCATCCGAGGGCCGCAGGTCGTGCTGCGCCAGTACGTCGACGAGGAAGCCTTGGAACGCCTACGCACCCGCGAGGTCGACATCGCCGTGGTCGACTCCTGGCGGCCGACGCCGCCCGAACCCGGTCTGCTTCGCACCGAGCTGATGGAGGACCCGCTCGTCATCGCCGGCCCCGTCGACCACCCGACCTGGCTCGTCGCCCCCGCCGACCAGCCGTCCCGCCGCACCGCCGAACAAATCATGGCGGAGCTCGGCGTGGAACCCGATTCCCGATGGGAGTTCATGGGTCTCGCCACCATCGCCAGCCTGGTCGCCGCCGGCGTCGGCGCCGCCGTCCTGCCCCGCCTCGCGCTGCTGCACGTCGACGTCCCGACCACGCCGACCGGCCGCTCGCGCCGTATCGACGCGGTGATCCGGACCGGCTCCCAGGGCCGCCCGGCCGTCACCGCCGTCATGGACGCCCTGACCTCGATCGCGTGA
- a CDS encoding DUF417 family protein, which produces MGSFVSRYGLVAVLALFGGGKYVKMDSRVLIEQSPLLSWIYDFLSPQAVAYALGTTEIVTAILIACGLRLPRVSAAGSAIAVALFVCTLSFLFSTKGVVVTFAAGFFPVFSAQPGQFLLKDIVLIGVALWTLGQSLHAAGDAVRARVVEEAQHAA; this is translated from the coding sequence GTGGGAAGTTTCGTCAGCCGCTACGGGCTGGTCGCGGTGCTGGCGCTGTTCGGCGGCGGCAAGTACGTCAAGATGGACAGCCGGGTGCTGATCGAGCAGAGTCCGCTGCTCAGCTGGATCTACGACTTCCTCAGCCCGCAGGCGGTCGCCTACGCGCTGGGCACCACCGAGATCGTCACCGCGATCCTGATCGCCTGCGGGCTCCGGCTGCCGCGCGTGTCGGCGGCGGGTAGCGCGATCGCGGTGGCGCTGTTCGTCTGCACGCTGAGCTTTCTGTTCAGCACCAAGGGAGTCGTGGTGACCTTCGCGGCCGGCTTCTTCCCGGTGTTCTCCGCCCAACCGGGCCAGTTCCTGCTCAAGGACATCGTGTTGATCGGCGTCGCGCTGTGGACGCTCGGCCAGTCGCTACACGCCGCCGGTGATGCCGTGCGTGCCCGTGTTGTCGAGGAAGCTCAGCACGCCGCGTGA
- a CDS encoding maleylpyruvate isomerase family mycothiol-dependent enzyme produces the protein MSSRAAQTIAALRRGHDELVARLAELGSEDIVRTSGAREWTVAQVVSHLGSGAVISKASLDGALAGSGNPGMDFNKEVWARWDGMTPEQQVAEFPAVNEELVSAYEALDATALEQLRIDVGFMPQPLDVAGHAGMRLTEFALHVWDVNVTFDPAATVARDAAVLLIDTFGPLLRFAGKADQVDGAVTVAVRATVPDRDFGLVIDDVVELTDVPAAADAKLTAPTEYLVRLFSGRHAAEHTPESVRVTGSVTLDDLRRVFPGY, from the coding sequence ATGAGCAGTCGAGCCGCCCAGACCATCGCCGCGCTGCGCCGCGGGCATGACGAACTCGTCGCGCGGCTGGCCGAGTTGGGGTCGGAGGACATCGTGCGCACCTCCGGCGCCCGGGAGTGGACCGTGGCGCAGGTGGTCAGCCACCTCGGCAGCGGCGCCGTGATCAGCAAGGCCTCGCTGGACGGCGCCCTCGCCGGCAGCGGCAACCCGGGCATGGACTTCAACAAGGAGGTGTGGGCGCGCTGGGACGGCATGACGCCGGAGCAGCAGGTCGCCGAGTTCCCGGCCGTGAACGAGGAGCTGGTGAGCGCCTACGAGGCGCTGGACGCGACCGCGCTCGAGCAGCTGCGGATCGACGTCGGCTTCATGCCGCAGCCGCTCGACGTGGCGGGGCACGCGGGCATGCGGCTCACCGAGTTCGCCCTGCACGTCTGGGACGTCAACGTCACCTTCGACCCCGCCGCGACCGTCGCCCGTGACGCGGCCGTGCTGCTGATCGACACCTTCGGCCCGCTGCTGCGCTTCGCCGGCAAGGCCGACCAGGTCGACGGCGCCGTCACCGTCGCCGTGCGGGCCACCGTCCCGGACCGCGACTTCGGCCTGGTCATCGACGACGTGGTGGAGCTGACCGACGTGCCGGCCGCCGCCGACGCGAAGCTCACCGCGCCCACCGAGTACCTTGTCCGGCTGTTCTCCGGCCGGCACGCCGCCGAGCACACCCCGGAATCCGTGCGGGTGACCGGTTCCGTCACCCTGGACGACCTGCGCCGGGTGTTCCCCGGCTACTGA
- a CDS encoding LLM class F420-dependent oxidoreductase — translation MRFGVVLFSSDRGVRPAVCAQAAEDAGFYSFYVPEHTHIPVRRDAAHPRTGGAELPDDRYLRTLDPWVCLGAAAAVTSTIRLATAVALPVESDPITLAKTIATLDFLSDGRVTLGAGFGWNTDELADHGIPGRYRYTALREYVEAMRALWTSDVASYQGKFVSFGDSWAYPKPVQPHLPLLIGAGGTERTFDWIAAHADGWITTPGEGDVDGSVRLLMERWAKAGRSGKPYIVALDRATPERVDHLSALGVDEVVIGVPDKDEETALAFIAKMGSRLRNSARY, via the coding sequence ATGAGGTTCGGGGTGGTGCTGTTCAGCAGCGACCGGGGCGTCCGTCCGGCCGTGTGCGCCCAGGCGGCCGAGGACGCCGGCTTCTACTCGTTCTACGTGCCCGAGCACACGCACATCCCCGTGCGGCGCGACGCCGCCCACCCTCGGACCGGCGGCGCCGAGCTGCCCGACGACCGCTACCTGCGGACCCTCGACCCTTGGGTCTGCCTCGGCGCCGCCGCCGCCGTCACCTCCACCATCCGCCTCGCCACTGCCGTCGCGCTGCCCGTCGAGTCCGACCCCATCACCCTGGCCAAGACCATCGCCACCCTCGACTTCCTCTCCGACGGCCGCGTCACCCTCGGCGCCGGCTTCGGCTGGAACACCGACGAGTTGGCGGATCACGGCATCCCCGGGCGCTACCGCTACACCGCGCTTCGCGAGTACGTCGAGGCCATGCGGGCCCTGTGGACCTCCGATGTCGCTTCGTACCAGGGGAAGTTCGTGTCCTTCGGCGACAGTTGGGCCTATCCCAAGCCCGTCCAGCCGCACCTGCCCCTGCTGATCGGCGCCGGCGGCACCGAGCGCACCTTCGACTGGATCGCCGCCCACGCCGACGGCTGGATCACCACTCCCGGCGAGGGCGACGTCGACGGCAGTGTCCGGCTGCTGATGGAGCGTTGGGCCAAGGCCGGCAGGTCCGGCAAGCCGTACATCGTGGCTCTGGACCGTGCCACCCCCGAGCGCGTCGACCACCTCTCCGCGCTGGGCGTGGACGAGGTCGTCATCGGCGTGCCCGACAAGGACGAGGAGACCGCCCTGGCCTTCATCGCCAAGATGGGCTCCCGGCTGCGGAACTCTGCCCGCTACTAG
- a CDS encoding DUF4360 domain-containing protein has product MRSLLAVALYALTTAVTPPQPVTIDLLTASGTGCLASTTAIAISPDNVAFTVTYSDFAVQGNGKSAHKDCTLTVRVNQPPGYTYGIDETDFRGFAHLDDGARGVETATYRFTGMPTRHSTQTFAGPKDDDWQVTDRPDAGSVVHGPCNDRKPLTITADLKLDGKSASSFMTMDSTDGAVSARFHLSWLKC; this is encoded by the coding sequence GTGCGAAGTCTGCTGGCGGTCGCCCTGTACGCGCTGACCACGGCGGTGACGCCACCGCAGCCGGTCACGATCGACCTGCTCACGGCCAGCGGAACCGGCTGCCTCGCGTCCACGACGGCAATCGCGATCTCCCCCGACAACGTGGCGTTCACGGTGACCTACAGCGACTTCGCCGTGCAGGGGAACGGCAAGTCGGCGCACAAGGACTGCACGCTGACGGTCCGGGTGAACCAGCCGCCGGGCTACACGTACGGCATCGACGAGACGGACTTCCGCGGCTTCGCCCACCTGGACGACGGCGCACGCGGCGTCGAGACGGCCACCTACCGCTTCACGGGCATGCCGACCAGGCACAGCACGCAAACGTTCGCCGGTCCCAAGGACGACGACTGGCAGGTCACCGACCGGCCGGACGCGGGCTCGGTCGTGCACGGCCCGTGCAACGACCGCAAGCCGCTCACCATCACCGCCGACCTCAAGCTCGACGGCAAGTCCGCGTCCAGCTTCATGACCATGGACTCGACCGACGGGGCGGTGAGCGCACGGTTCCACCTGTCCTGGCTCAAGTGCTGA
- a CDS encoding 4'-phosphopantetheinyl transferase family protein encodes MIEDLLPAEVVSADVLGDDPDARLLPEEEPGVAKAVEKRVREYTIARTCARRALGKLGLPEVPILRGEKRQPLWPAGIVGSITHTKGYCAAAVARADEVLTVGIDAETYAELPDGVLGVVTLPSEREMLAGLPAGTHWDRILFSAKESVYKAWFPLTEKWLGFGDARLTFHPDENRFSVELLVEPPLVRGEALTGFEGRFLVRDGLVVTAIVST; translated from the coding sequence GTGATCGAGGACCTGCTGCCCGCCGAGGTGGTGTCGGCCGACGTGCTCGGCGACGACCCCGACGCCCGGCTGCTGCCCGAGGAGGAACCGGGCGTCGCCAAGGCCGTGGAGAAGCGGGTGCGGGAGTACACCATCGCCCGCACGTGCGCCCGCCGGGCGCTGGGCAAGCTCGGCCTGCCCGAGGTCCCGATCCTGCGCGGCGAGAAGCGTCAGCCGCTGTGGCCGGCCGGCATCGTCGGCAGCATCACGCACACCAAGGGCTACTGCGCGGCGGCGGTGGCGCGTGCCGATGAGGTGCTGACCGTCGGCATCGACGCCGAGACCTACGCCGAGCTGCCCGACGGCGTGCTCGGCGTCGTCACGCTGCCTTCGGAGCGCGAGATGCTCGCCGGGCTGCCGGCCGGTACGCACTGGGACCGGATCCTGTTCAGCGCCAAGGAAAGCGTGTACAAGGCGTGGTTCCCGCTGACCGAGAAGTGGCTCGGCTTCGGCGACGCCCGGCTGACCTTCCATCCCGACGAGAACAGGTTCTCGGTCGAGCTGCTGGTGGAGCCGCCGCTGGTCCGCGGCGAGGCGCTGACCGGTTTCGAGGGCCGGTTCCTGGTCCGCGACGGCCTGGTCGTGACGGCCATCGTCAGCACTTGA